agttttgttttttctattagatatataatatacgatcttttcttcatttgttcttgcaccTTCATCCATTCTCATTTGTctgcatgtttattttttttgcgaTTAAACGGTACAAATCCGACGATGAGTCCtgtgaaggtactaataccgagGACCCTGACATTGATTTTGATCGAATAGAAAACCCGATCaaggatgaagaagatgatgatacGGGGTTTCCCCTAGAGCTAGAAATgatggtcgctcaggaagaccAAGAAATGAAGTCACACTAAGAAGAGACAGAAATCATGAACTTAGGTGTTGGCGAGGAAAGGAAAGAGGTAAAAGTTGGTACGGGCATGACCACACTGATCCGAGATGAATTGGTGGTTTTGCTACGGAACTACCATGACATCTtcgcttggtcgtaccaagatatgcccggtttgaacCCCGACATTGTACAACATTGATTACTGTTGAATCCCAATTGTTCCCCAGTAAAGCAAAATTAAGAAGGATGAAGCCGGAAATGTCcttaaaaatcaaagaagagGTGAAAAAGCAGTTCGATGCTGGTTTTTGGTCGTGGCTCGAGTAGCCAACATCGTGCCAgttcctaagaaagatgggaaggtacgaatgtgcATGGACTATCGGGACCTAAACCGAGCCAATCCaaaggataactttcctttaccacacattgaTGTCCTTGTGGATAACAcaaccaatttcgctttattttccttcatggacgaaTTCTCGGGTTACAATTAGATAAAGATGGCGTCAGAAGACATGGAGAAGACTATGTTCGTTACCCTTTGGGGAACATTCTATTACAAGGTGACGTCCTTTGAGctcaaaaatgctggggcaacctatcagcgggCTATGGTAGCATATTCCACGATATGATGAACAAAGAGATTGAAGTCTAcgtggatgacatgattgccaagtctagaACTGAGGAGGAACATCTCATCAACTTGTGGAAGTTGTTCGAGAGGCTGCGGAAGTACTAATTGAGATTGAATcccgccaagtgcaccttcggggtcaagtcgAGAAAATTGCTCGGTTTCatcattgtcgcaacctaccctttcgcgggcgagcgaggcgaggctcacgggtgcgtcttccaaaggaggaaaatgcgcggagttgccaccaacgtttatttgtggaaaacgttagaaaaatcaaaggaaactggtcatgaagaatattctagattcgggagttatctttacatttgaggaaggtattagcacctctcacgtttgtcccaaaggacaacagccttagattagaattgtgtgaaattatgtatctaaacttttatttctttttatttttttgaggtcgacaaaagcgaggctcttgctcctacgtaccttccattgaagaggaaatcagacctacatagttctttttaAAGGgggaatcaagcgattctttttacttggaatgtggtctttttaaggcgttggaccttaaaaatgatccatttttacttggtaaggaaaactgaggtatcgaaccttaaaattctttttagtgattttttgcgaacgagcttgactttgcgagttgattttttgccttagtttcactttagttattagtcaattcaatcaagaaagagaaatcccaaagagaaacgtccgattgcttttttggttcattttactaagagatatttttttaattattatattattattttacctctttttggtttccaacgtggttacggcatgaccaaacggtcggatttcattttaacagaaattaacggatattacaaatcaaatgatcggtggaaatttattttattttttgattaggcgagaaaatgacttaagtaaatgactgaagcacgtcaaaagggggtatggaaagtaaatgaaacgagaataaaagcatgcgaaacaaaaggggaccaccaagggtacatagaatgaattgaaaagttcgatttcgagaacttaccggttgaagaccgaagaacgacgaacgacaaagaacggttgaaaatcttcacgaaatcacccacggaaacattacggaaacgttacggaagcgcctcggcttggattttcttcacgaaaacaattttcctcactaatttcaagtgaatacgaagCGCCAAGAAGGCTAAACCCtttccttcttcactcctccctctatttatacgaaaataggggaggagcttgccacccagctcgccaaggcgagccaggttgcttcctccagaagcaaccaccttctggaggaatattctggaaggcccaagtgggcctggttgctatttgcaccctttttttactaaatacaccccctttgctttttttggtgattctttttccgtaacgttatgaaactttatgaatttcgtaacgatacttgttttctttccgtaaggttacggaaccttatggctcatgtaattactccttttttagctttcggaatgttacggaaactcacggattgcacaacaacacttccttttgatttccagcacgttacggaatttcacggattgcgtaacaatgctttcttttgatttccggtatgtctcggaacttcacgtattgtgcaagaaagggtgccaagtacctcgaagcggtcaaccaaaggttgcatgccatcaaacaatagtccctggacgaaattagggtatgacaatcataagccagaaagggatagaggtggatcccgacaaggtgaaggccatccttgaaattctCGAGCCGTGCACCGAAAAGCAGGTTTGAGGTTTCTTGGGGTGCCTAATTATATAGCGAggttcatatcgcagctcactgCTACCTATGATCCTCTCTTTAAACTTTTGCGCAAGAATCATTCGGTCCGATGGAACAACGATTGTCAAGCAATGCCTTATGAACCCTCCTATGCTTATGCCGCTAGTGCCTAGGCAACCTCTTATCCTATACATGAAGGTGTTGGATGAGTCGATGGGGTGCATGCTGGGAAAAGAGGGTTCATAAGGCATTGCTTGAGCAAAAAGTTCACCACCTAGAAAGAGGGAACGGaccgtctactacttgagtagaAAGTTCACCACCTGCGAGATGAATTACTCTCTACtagaaaggacgtgttgtgccttGGTGTGGACATCCCACCATCTACGGCAGTACATGTTAAGCCACACCACTTGGTTGGTATCTAAGACAGACCCAGTCAAGTACATTTTCGAGAAACTCGCTCTCACCGGACggatcgctaggtggcaggttttgctatTTGAGTTCGACATTGCTTATGTCACTCAAAAGGcaataaagggaagtgccttggcAGACTATCTAGCTCAGCAGCCCCTCAATGACTACCAACCCATGCATCCAAAATTcccagatgaggacatcatggccttgtttgaggaggaGGTGGAGGATGAAGATAGGGATAAGTGGATAGTGTGGTTTGACGACATGTCCAACGCCCTAGCCCATGGAGTTGGGGCGTTTTGGGTCACTCCTGACAATCAACACATACCCTTCACAGCAAGGTTGGACTTCGATTGCACGAATAACATGGCGGAATACGAGGCATGCGCCCTTGGGATCCAAGCAACAATTGACTTCAACATCAAATTGCTCAAAGTATACAGAGACTTAGCTTTGGTGATCCATCAATTAAAAGGAGAATGAGAGACCAGGGATCACAAATTGATACCCTATCAGGCTTACATCAAGAAACTAACAGAGTTCTTTGATGATATCTCCATCCACCACATTCCCAGAGAGGAGAATTAGATGACTAATGCGCTTGCTACTGTAGCATCCATGTTTCAGCTAACCCCACATGGAGACTTGTCGTACATCAAGTTCAGATGTCACGGCAAGCCCGCACATTGCTGCTTCATAGAAGAGGAGCAAGACGGTAAATCATGGTACTTTGACATTAAGCGATACGTCGAGGACAAGGAGTACCCACAAGAGGCTTTCGACAACGACAAAAGGATGTGGCGAAGGTTAGCAGCTCTGATGCGTAGACGCCAAAAAGGCCGAACAAATGCTCATAAAGGTGTATGAGAGATCATTTGGGACGCATGCCATGGGCCGAAAGATTCTGAGAGCAgggtattactggctcaccatggaaaatgATTGTTGTGTCTATGTGAGAAAATGCCACAAGTGCCAAGCATTCTtggataatgtcaatgctttGGCCATGCCTTTGAACATATTGGCAGCGCCATGGCCATtctctatgtggggaatagatgtgattgcAGCTATTGAGCCTAAGGCTTCAAACGAACATCGCTTCATCTTGGTCGCcattgactacttcaccaaatgggttgaagcgGCTTCATACGCCAATGTAACAAGGAGCATGGTGGTTAGGTTCATCAAAAAGGAGATAATTTGTTGGTATGAGTTGCCTAGGAAGATTATCACTGACAATGCCACCAAcctgaacaacaagatgatgaaagaaatgtgtgaggatttcaagatccaacatcacaattttACGCCTTATaggcccaagatgaatggggcgGTTGAGGCGGCaaacaaaaacatcaagaagatcattcagaagatgaccgtgtcatacaaggattggcacgagatgttCCCTTTCGCACTGCATGGTTATCAAACCTCAGTACGCACATCAATTGGGGCACCTCCATTTTCGTTGGTATACGAGATGGAAGTCGTGTtgccatttgaggtagaggtcccctCTTTAAGAATTCTGGCAGAGTTCGAGTTaaaagagtcagaatgggcccAAGCACACTTTGATCAGCTAAACCTTATAGAAGTTAAGAGATTGGCAGCCATGAGCCACGGGCGGTTATATCAAAGACGGGTGAAAAATactttcgacaagaaggtacaccCATGCAAGTTCAACAAAGGGAATCTTGTCTTGAAGAAAGTATCCTAAGCCCAAAAGGACCATAGGGGAAAGTGGGCCCCCGATTATGAGGGAGTGTTCGTCATGAAGAAAGCGTTTTCAGAAGGAGCGTTAGTACTAGCCAACATGGACAATGAAGAGTTGCCTTtgcccgtgaattctgatgtcgtcaagcgatattatgcctAGTGCTTGGGGCGGCCAAAGAGTTCAATATGTGGTTTTGTCCTCTCGAGAGCTCATTGGGATCTCAAGTTTTTCCAATCTTTTGTAAACCATGATCGCAACATTTAATAAACATTGGATTGAGGATTTGCATTTCAACTCCTTGTGTTgtgtcttttattattttagagtaCACACTCTTGTTTTTGAATCCTGAGCCATTTGGCTCAAATCTATGGGGTGCCTAAAgcatttaagtaaaattgaacacaaaTAACACCTGTTTAATTGTTGTACTTAATGTTTAGTCATAAACATGCATGCATTCGCATCTACATCTCATCGTCCTGCGAATCGAAGGATAAGTAAAAGTCATTTTTGGGCAATGGTCAATACCACACCAAAATCAAGATAAAAGGTATGTGAAAGTTAATATCGGTATTTTATGATGTTGTTTTGCATTTACCGCATGCGGTCATTTCCTTTATTCAAAAGCTTAGGGGCAGGTACGAGTAGGTGCTAATCTCGTGATCAATAGATCATCATCCCGCGTctggctcaagacgttaaagaagcgctactaggaggcagcctagtaccttttaatttcttcttcttatttattcatCTATTTTCTAAAGTTATATTCGAACATGCCTAGTTTATTTGTGATCCTAGGAATTAAGAAAATACACAAGCATGACAAGGGGGCATTTAAATTTTTGCAGAAAAAAATGGTcaggttagctcgcctaggAGAGCTGGCAGGCGAGCACCCCTGGACTAGAAAACATAAAAGAGGGGAGGGGTGAAGCTTTCTTCACCCCAAAATTTGCCCCCAACATTCAAAAATGTGGGAGCTCATGGAAGTGCACAAGATAGCAGCCCTAGGTCCTCATTTTTCGTGTTTTGCATCCATTTTTTGCATTCTTGCTCACTCCCCACAAGTAAGTACCATTCTCCTTTGGTCTTGGGCTTGCCATTGTTGTATTTTAGTGCCTTAGTTGCTTAGTTTTTGCCAATTTCGTGAGACAATGTATGCTTGGATTTAtgcttgttttgtttgaattAGAGGGTTGTGTGGGATGGCCTTAGGCTTAGGTTGAATTCTGAAATGATGGGGCATGATGCATTACCCCCATTCCCCACTTTTTCATCCCTAAATAtacgcccaccaagtgctcggtgaaatgcctcaatggcatttgtgCATGACTTTGAGAAATTCTGCTTGTGGAGAAAATTGATGCATGTATGGGAAGCTTGTAGAGTTTAGGATAAGTGCCAAAACATGGTTTAGGCGTAGGAACTCAAACCATTGTTTTTGAATGCAAGAAAGCATGAAAAATGAGAGCATGTTGGTGAGGCTTCCCCTTTAGGCCAGCACTTGTTTTGGGCTGCACCATGGTGATTTCTTTGCACCTAGATGATGTGAAAGTGTTGTTCACCATGTACATGCATatatagaataggtagcaagaggCAAATGCCTTTCAAATAAAGCATATGTATGTTGGATAGGTAGCCAAGCGCTTTACAAAATGTACATATATGGACATATGGCACGAAACTGCTTCTCAAAATATGAACATATGACATGAAAATTGCCTTTCAAAAATGTGAATAGGTAACATAGAAATCGCTCTTCAAATGAATGTATGTATGAATATGTGACATGAAAATTTCCTTTCAAGAGTGTGAATATAGCATGAAAATTGCTCTTCAAAAGCAAATATGTGTGAATACATAGTATGAAGTTGCTTCTCAAGTGTATGAAGATATATGTGAATAAATATGAACACATAGCAAAAAATGCCATTCAAAATGATATAgataggtagcaaaatgcctTGCAATATGTATGCATGATAGGATGCAAATGCCTTGCAATATGTATGTATGATAGGTAGCCAAAATGCCTTGCAACATGTATGTTTTAGATGGGTAGCAAAATGCTTTGAAACTGTGCATGTATGTTGGATAGTTTATCATGTGGCATAATTCCTTTACAAGCGGAAGAGGTGTACCTCATGAAATGTTTTTCACCAAAAGGGAAATGTGTgagtaaatatatgtatttcTTGAAATAACCCACGCATTGATGTGTAAAGTTTTATCTAAATTCATATTGACAtatgtgttttgttgggaaGAAGTGAACGCCACTTTTGCTCGAttggttttcttctttttgtgataaaatattatttcttgtaAAACTGACTTTACGAATGTGTCCTCGCAGGAGATGGCCCCTAGAAAGCTCCCCACGAAGAGGTCCAAGAAAGACACCACTGGAGAGGGTTCTAGTGCGGTCCCGCAGGACGATATGGATTTCGATAGACACCGATTCCAAAGTGCGGAGCACCAACAGTGATTTGAGACCATCAAGGGGTGGTCGTTCCTCAGAGAGAGACGAGTCCAGCTGAGGGACGACAAGTTTCCTGAGTTCTAGGGGGAGATAGCtattagtcgatgaatacgactaacttttatgtaagaaacctgtgtaaattgcatcaaactcctccaatttatggttattttgtagtgttgtaattactttttgttaaagataggtaataaataattagtactcccattttatgtatttaataatcatttcttcTCAACTGGATAACCATTGTTTctgttagtgttttatatgcatagatctcccacaagcaatttagttcctctggacttggagattgaagctacattaagaaggaacagagccaagaggagaagaaaattactGCAAGACAAGATAGTAGCATCCATTCTTAaggaagaaactcatttttctgattctACATCATCCgactcaccatcatcaagggaatccatGACCTATTTACCAGAAGTCGTTTCCATGGCTAATGAACACTAGCAAAGAGTTACCCTTGAGGACTATTCAAGCAGTTCAGTGTTGCAATTCTTTACCAGCATTGCATGTCCTGAAGTGCAATCTCACAACATAAACTaccctcattctttgattcatttaatacaggggaacatattccaaggattaccaaatgaggacccctatgcacatttgGCGACATTCATTGAAATCTATAATACTATAAAGATTGCAGGCGTGCCAGATGAAGCCATTAGACTcagtctattttcattttccttggcaggagaaaccaagaggtggctccactcatttaagggtaacagtCTAAAAAcatgggaagaagttgttgaaaagtttctgaagaaatatttccTAGAGTCAAAGACTGcggaagggaaagctgcaatctcttcatttcatcagttccctaacgagtccttgagtgaagcgttgaaggggtttagaggtttattgagaaagactccTACCCATGGgttctctgagccaattcaattgaatatgtttatagatgggctgagaccatAAACCAAGCAACTACTAGATGCTTCAgcagggggaaaaataaagctaAAGACCCCTGAAAAGGCAACTGGgctaattgagaatatgtcagCCAA
The genomic region above belongs to Glycine max cultivar Williams 82 chromosome 14, Glycine_max_v4.0, whole genome shotgun sequence and contains:
- the LOC102667976 gene encoding uncharacterized protein, yielding MNYSLLERTCCALVWTSHHLRQYMLSHTTWLVSKTDPVKYIFEKLALTGRIARWQVLLFEFDIAYVTQKAIKGSALADYLAQQPLNDYQPMHPKFPDEDIMALFEEEVEDEDRDKWIVWFDDMSNALAHGVGAFWVTPDNQHIPFTARLDFDCTNNMAEYEACALGIQATIDFNIKLLKVYRDLALVIHQLKGE